From the Ciconia boyciana chromosome 24, ASM3463844v1, whole genome shotgun sequence genome, one window contains:
- the USE1 gene encoding vesicle transport protein USE1 — MAATRLELNLMRLLSRCEALAAERRDPEEWRLEKYVAALEDMLRELKKQSSKPAPELLNEYSRKVDFLKGLLEAEKLASSTEKALANQFLAPGRTPTTAKERTPATKTVHLQTKARCTGKMRSELLGTDLLAIDDSEKLHIRKRKGLESDEKQSVVELDAVLQHHQDMQEKLAEEMLSLARSLKNNTLAAQNVIKQDNQTLSHSLRMADQNFEKLKDESDRLEQHAKKSVNWLLWIMLIVVCFIFISMILFIRIFPKLK; from the exons ATGGCCGCGACGCGGTTGGAGCTGAACCTGATGCGGCTCTTGAGCCGGTGCGAGGCGCtggcggcggagcggcgggaCCCCGAGGAGTGGCGGCTGGAGAAG tatGTGGCCGCTCTTGAAGACATGCTCCGAGAGCTGAAGAAGCAGTCCAG CAAGCCAGCCCCAGAACTGCTGAATGAATACTCTCGCAAAGTGGACTTCCTAAAGGGACttttagaagctgaaaaattG GCTTCGTCAACTGAAAAGGCTCTGGCAAACCAGTTCTTGGCCCCTGGACGTACCCCTACAACAGCCAAAGAGAGAACCCCAGCTACTAAAACAGTTCATCTGCAGACAAAGGCTCGTTGCACAGGCAAGATGAGGAGCGAGCTGCTTGGTACA GATCTTTTGGCTATCGATG ATTCTGAGAAGTTACACATAAGGAAGCGGAA AGGACTTGAATCTGATGAGAAGCAGTCAGTGGTCGAGCTGGATGCTGTGTTACAGCACCATCAGGATATGCAGGAGAAGTTAGCCGAAGAAATGCTAAGTTTGGCTCGCAGTCTCAAAAACAACACTCTGGCTGCGCAGAATGTGATAAAACAAGACAACCAG ACACTATCACATTCTCTCAGGATGGCAGACCAGAACTTTGAGAAGCTCAAGGATGAATCTGACCGCCTTGAACAGCACGCAAAGAAATCAGTCAACTGGCTATTGTGGATAATGTTAATTGTAGTTTGTTTTATATTCATCAGCATGATTCTCTTTATCAGGATTTTCCCCAaactaaaatga